One window of Terriglobia bacterium genomic DNA carries:
- a CDS encoding AI-2E family transporter: protein MKFFDKKTAQALLTILVFALVLMFLYVAWRALITFLFAIFFAYILEAPVSKLQTWLRGSRPASIAVVYLLFAGLMILTLSLLGPPVMDEATKLVQQAPELEKKLSSGDLLKQLGARHGWNGAIMEGINHYLDNHRGELIGATQNFVLRAAKNLQSMWWLFLVPILAIFFLKDGHQLSQNIINSVEDTRNRRMLAETVREMDSMLGHFIRAQLTLAGLAMLVVTFVLWIMRVPYAFALGPAAGALEFIPVVGPAIGGLMVLGVALLSGYNHFWWLFIFLLVWRCIQDYVTSPRIMGESLELHPLAVLFGVFAGGEVAGVIGVFLSIPVLATLRILWHTWLLYRRTGQKQTT, encoded by the coding sequence TTGAAATTCTTCGACAAAAAAACTGCCCAGGCTTTATTGACCATCCTGGTCTTTGCCCTGGTACTCATGTTTTTGTACGTGGCGTGGCGTGCGCTGATCACGTTTTTGTTTGCAATTTTCTTCGCTTACATACTCGAAGCTCCCGTTTCAAAGCTGCAAACTTGGCTTAGAGGATCGCGTCCGGCGTCCATTGCGGTGGTGTACCTGCTGTTTGCTGGCTTGATGATCTTGACTTTGTCCCTTCTTGGCCCGCCAGTCATGGACGAGGCGACCAAACTGGTTCAACAAGCCCCGGAGCTGGAAAAGAAACTCAGTTCAGGCGATCTGTTGAAACAGTTGGGCGCCAGGCATGGCTGGAATGGCGCCATCATGGAGGGGATCAACCACTATCTCGACAACCACAGAGGTGAGCTGATCGGTGCGACGCAAAACTTCGTGTTGCGCGCCGCCAAGAACCTTCAAAGTATGTGGTGGCTTTTCCTGGTTCCGATTCTGGCAATTTTCTTTCTTAAGGATGGGCACCAGCTAAGCCAGAACATCATCAATTCGGTGGAAGACACTCGCAACCGGCGCATGCTGGCGGAAACGGTGCGGGAGATGGATTCCATGCTGGGACATTTCATCCGCGCCCAATTGACGCTGGCCGGACTTGCCATGCTGGTGGTGACCTTTGTGCTTTGGATCATGCGTGTACCGTATGCTTTCGCCCTCGGTCCGGCTGCCGGCGCCCTGGAATTTATTCCCGTGGTCGGTCCTGCCATTGGCGGGTTAATGGTCCTGGGAGTCGCATTGCTCTCGGGCTACAACCACTTCTGGTGGTTATTTATCTTCCTGCTCGTCTGGAGATGCATCCAGGATTACGTCACGTCGCCCAGGATTATGGGGGAATCGCTGGAACTGCATCCCCTGGCGGTACTGTTCGGCGTCTTTGCCGGTGGGGAAGTGGCAGGGGTTATCGGCGTATTTTTATCCATCCCGGTGCTGGCCACGCTGAGAATCTTATGGCATACATGGCTACTTTATCGTAGGACCGGGCAGAAACAGACGACCTGA
- a CDS encoding ROK family protein produces the protein MTVLAIGVDLGGTNLRIAAVDSNGRVLERITTDTKVARGRDQVIDEMCVAIQEVVAKQRGAGDLAGIGIGVPGIIEMQTGMLRESPNLPGWHNYPVRDEIQRRLKTTVILENDANAAALGEKWLGAAAGVDDMCMFTLGTGVGGGLVLQGQIWHGMTGMAGELGHINVEPDGHPCNCGSRGCLEQYASATAIKRMAQEAIASGNAPQMARALKEDVEFSSKVIFDLAMQGDAQARAVFERVGKALGMVIADMVNIFNFPMYVIGGGVSSAWDAFAPLMLETVGRNSFVYRATAPTKNVQAGNAPSRSVRGTMITKALLGGDAGLIGAARLPMIAGFLSPVGEHRFAR, from the coding sequence ATGACGGTATTGGCCATTGGAGTTGATCTGGGCGGCACCAACCTGCGTATTGCCGCGGTGGACAGCAACGGCAGAGTGTTGGAGAGAATTACCACGGACACCAAGGTCGCGCGCGGACGCGATCAGGTGATCGACGAGATGTGCGTCGCGATCCAGGAGGTTGTGGCCAAGCAGCGCGGCGCCGGTGATCTGGCCGGGATCGGCATTGGGGTTCCCGGAATCATTGAAATGCAGACGGGCATGCTGCGTGAGTCGCCCAACCTTCCCGGCTGGCATAACTATCCAGTGCGCGATGAGATTCAGCGCCGCCTGAAAACCACGGTCATCCTGGAAAACGACGCCAACGCTGCCGCGTTGGGAGAAAAATGGCTGGGCGCCGCAGCCGGCGTGGATGACATGTGCATGTTCACTCTGGGAACAGGAGTGGGTGGCGGCCTGGTGTTGCAGGGGCAAATCTGGCACGGCATGACCGGAATGGCTGGCGAGTTGGGCCACATCAATGTGGAACCTGATGGACATCCCTGCAACTGTGGCAGCCGAGGCTGCCTGGAACAATATGCTTCCGCCACGGCGATCAAGCGCATGGCGCAGGAGGCGATTGCAAGTGGCAATGCACCCCAGATGGCCCGTGCCCTCAAGGAAGACGTCGAATTTAGTTCCAAAGTGATTTTTGATCTTGCCATGCAAGGCGATGCGCAGGCCCGCGCCGTTTTTGAGCGAGTTGGCAAAGCGCTGGGAATGGTCATTGCCGATATGGTGAATATCTTCAACTTCCCCATGTATGTGATTGGCGGCGGAGTATCCAGCGCCTGGGATGCTTTTGCTCCCTTGATGCTGGAAACCGTGGGCAGAAATTCTTTTGTCTATCGCGCCACTGCGCCGACTAAAAATGTACAAGCCGGTAATGCGCCGAGCCGCTCCGTCCGTGGCACCATGATCACCAAAGCTCTGCTCGGCGGTGATGCCGGATTAATCGGCGCTGCCCGCCTGCCCATGATCGCCGGTTTCCTGAGTCCCGTGGGAGAGCACAGATTCGCTCGCTAA
- a CDS encoding SDR family oxidoreductase codes for MQIKGKIVVVTGGANGIGRALCLRFAKEGARFVAVSDVDEANGKAVANEIEKGHAGFFPCDVSQEAQVKNLVESVTIAAGQVDIFCSNAGIAVSGGPEASDRDWKRSWDINTMAHVYAARAVLPQMLARKEGYLLQTVSAAGLLTSLGSAPYAVTKHAALGFAEWLAITYGEQGIRVSALCPQGVLTNMLKADHPGTKMLQAGAIEPEQVADDVVKAMAEEKFMILPHPEAGKFFQNKANDYQRWIRGMQKLQRNLIV; via the coding sequence ATGCAAATTAAAGGAAAAATAGTGGTAGTGACCGGCGGGGCCAACGGAATCGGGCGGGCGCTCTGCCTCAGGTTTGCGAAAGAAGGCGCTCGATTTGTTGCTGTGTCTGACGTAGATGAAGCAAACGGCAAAGCAGTGGCGAATGAGATAGAGAAAGGCCATGCGGGATTTTTCCCCTGCGATGTATCGCAGGAAGCACAGGTAAAAAATCTGGTTGAGTCGGTGACCATTGCGGCCGGACAGGTGGATATCTTCTGCTCAAATGCGGGAATTGCCGTTAGCGGCGGACCGGAAGCCTCAGACCGCGACTGGAAGCGTAGCTGGGACATTAATACAATGGCCCACGTTTACGCCGCTCGCGCAGTGTTGCCGCAGATGCTCGCGCGCAAAGAGGGTTATCTGCTGCAGACCGTCTCCGCTGCGGGATTGCTGACCTCCCTGGGTTCCGCGCCTTACGCGGTCACCAAGCATGCTGCGCTGGGCTTTGCCGAGTGGCTGGCGATTACCTATGGTGAACAGGGAATTCGCGTTTCCGCGCTCTGCCCGCAAGGTGTGCTCACGAACATGCTCAAGGCGGACCATCCAGGCACAAAAATGCTGCAAGCCGGAGCGATTGAGCCTGAGCAGGTGGCGGACGACGTTGTAAAAGCCATGGCTGAAGAAAAATTCATGATCCTGCCTCATCCAGAAGCGGGTAAATTTTTTCAGAACAAGGCCAACGATTATCAGCGGTGGATCAGAGGCATGCAGAAGTTGCAGAGGAATTTGATCGTCTAA
- a CDS encoding formate/nitrite transporter family protein: MQQDSARRSAEEILEQVIENARDELSRSTVGLLFSGLAGGLSMGLTGLAVALALSYLGKGPIQEFLSFFFYPIGFIVVVIGRAQLFTENTLFPVVLVLDERKHFLNTLRLWAAVFISNVAGAVFFGWLVMKTGALSPNFADALADLGLQAANGHFTFIFAKGIIGGWLIALVAWMVSASHWTIGQIAVTWMLTFIVGAGHFSHCIASSAEIIAAIMSGHLHFSSYFQWLLPATLGNIVGGVSIVSLLNFGQVRGGKMPSKS, encoded by the coding sequence ATGCAGCAGGATTCTGCCCGCCGAAGCGCTGAAGAGATACTGGAACAAGTCATCGAAAATGCCCGGGACGAACTCTCCCGCTCTACTGTTGGCCTGTTGTTTTCAGGGTTGGCCGGGGGGCTGAGCATGGGCTTGACCGGCTTGGCCGTAGCGCTGGCCCTGAGCTATCTTGGCAAAGGGCCGATCCAGGAATTTCTCTCGTTCTTCTTTTATCCCATCGGATTCATTGTTGTGGTGATTGGAAGGGCACAACTGTTTACCGAAAACACGCTTTTCCCCGTCGTGCTGGTACTGGATGAGCGCAAGCACTTCCTGAACACGCTGCGGCTCTGGGCGGCTGTTTTCATTTCCAATGTTGCCGGAGCAGTTTTCTTTGGCTGGCTGGTAATGAAGACAGGAGCGCTCTCGCCGAACTTTGCTGACGCCCTGGCGGACCTGGGTTTGCAGGCTGCCAACGGACATTTTACGTTTATTTTTGCCAAGGGAATCATTGGCGGCTGGTTGATTGCCCTGGTGGCATGGATGGTCAGCGCCAGCCATTGGACCATCGGACAAATCGCGGTCACCTGGATGCTCACATTTATCGTTGGCGCGGGACATTTTTCGCATTGTATTGCCAGCAGCGCGGAGATTATTGCCGCCATCATGTCCGGGCATCTTCACTTCAGCAGCTATTTTCAATGGCTGCTCCCGGCTACTCTGGGCAATATTGTGGGAGGCGTCTCAATTGTGAGCCTCTTAAATTTCGGACAGGTACGAGGCGGCAAGATGCCCTCAAAATCCTAA
- a CDS encoding MFS transporter, whose translation MNPAPLRVSRDYRLLFLSQTISFFGSMMTFVVLPWQMYQLTRSSLAVGLLGVAEFVPTITMAFVGGALADYVDRRRMVLMTELLMAVSSALLVLNSLLPHPQVWVLFLFATAIAGLNGLKRPSLEALTPRLVPADLIPAVSALRAVGTTLGGVLGPALGGVLATAAGPAVAYSIDLSTFVISLVALWMMRATPPPLNADRPSLRSLIEGLRYARSRPELMGTYLIDMNAMFFGMPMALFPAIATKFGGAAVGLLYAAPSVGAFFASVASGWSARAHRHGMVVTIAAAIWGVAIIAFGFADRLWLALLWLAVAGAGDMVSGLFRMTIWNQTIPDHLRGRLAGIEMVSYMSGPMLGNAEAGIVASLFSIRTSVASGGILCVLGTGLLAVIYPAFWHYDGRAGVLRKQREEAERAAMLPTA comes from the coding sequence ATCAATCCCGCGCCTCTCAGGGTCTCGCGTGACTACCGCCTGCTTTTTCTCAGCCAGACAATTTCTTTCTTCGGCTCGATGATGACCTTTGTTGTGCTGCCGTGGCAGATGTACCAGCTCACGCGCTCATCGCTTGCTGTGGGACTGTTGGGCGTCGCGGAATTTGTTCCCACCATCACCATGGCCTTTGTCGGCGGAGCGCTGGCTGACTATGTGGACCGCCGCCGCATGGTGCTCATGACGGAATTGCTTATGGCGGTGAGCAGCGCCTTGCTTGTCCTGAACTCGCTGCTACCGCATCCGCAAGTCTGGGTGCTTTTTCTGTTCGCCACGGCCATCGCCGGATTGAACGGCCTCAAGCGACCGTCGTTGGAAGCACTAACGCCTCGTCTGGTTCCAGCCGACCTGATACCTGCTGTTTCAGCTTTGCGCGCAGTCGGTACCACGCTCGGAGGCGTGCTTGGCCCCGCGCTCGGAGGAGTTCTGGCCACCGCCGCCGGACCCGCGGTCGCATATTCTATCGATCTCAGCACCTTTGTGATTTCACTTGTTGCGCTGTGGATGATGCGGGCCACGCCGCCTCCGCTGAATGCTGATCGTCCCAGCCTTCGGTCGCTAATTGAAGGCCTGCGTTATGCGCGCAGCCGGCCGGAACTGATGGGCACTTACCTGATTGACATGAACGCGATGTTCTTCGGTATGCCCATGGCGTTGTTCCCTGCTATCGCAACAAAATTCGGAGGAGCTGCGGTGGGACTGCTCTATGCGGCACCGTCTGTGGGCGCATTCTTCGCCTCAGTCGCCTCAGGCTGGTCGGCGCGCGCTCATCGCCACGGCATGGTGGTAACGATTGCGGCAGCAATCTGGGGCGTGGCGATCATCGCTTTTGGATTTGCTGACCGGCTTTGGCTTGCTCTGCTGTGGCTGGCCGTAGCAGGCGCGGGAGACATGGTAAGCGGCCTGTTTCGCATGACCATCTGGAACCAGACCATTCCAGATCACCTGCGCGGACGGCTGGCAGGAATTGAAATGGTCAGCTACATGTCCGGACCAATGCTTGGCAACGCCGAAGCTGGGATTGTCGCCAGCCTGTTCAGTATTCGCACGTCAGTGGCTTCAGGCGGTATTCTTTGTGTCTTAGGCACCGGACTGCTGGCGGTGATTTATCCCGCCTTCTGGCATTACGACGGACGCGCCGGGGTACTTCGCAAGCAGAGAGAAGAAGCAGAGCGCGCGGCTATGCTTCCCACCGCTTAG
- the mutM gene encoding bifunctional DNA-formamidopyrimidine glycosylase/DNA-(apurinic or apyrimidinic site) lyase, whose translation MPELPEVETIANGLNKRVAGDRIDSVWLGSKPEPLKSSAAEISGALEGAQVERVRRVGKHIVFDLASGKAAGGQQWIVHLGMTGQMLVATPQTETPKHTHLIAKLASGRELRFVDPRRFGRLEVRQTGFTGPGAEPLSISAEEFARLFHASKAPVKAALLNQKLLHGVGNIYADEALFRAHVRPRRRANTLTKSELRKLHAALQKVLRLAIAAGGSSISDYVDADGEAGYFQIQHRAYGREGKPCLTCKTPIKKIVVGGRGTHYCPKCQK comes from the coding sequence ATGCCTGAACTGCCAGAAGTCGAAACCATTGCCAACGGGTTGAACAAGCGCGTCGCGGGGGACCGCATTGATTCAGTCTGGTTGGGCAGCAAGCCTGAGCCTCTCAAGTCGTCGGCCGCTGAAATTTCCGGGGCTCTGGAAGGAGCACAGGTAGAGAGGGTGCGGCGCGTGGGCAAACATATCGTCTTCGATCTGGCCTCGGGAAAAGCTGCTGGCGGCCAGCAATGGATTGTCCACCTGGGAATGACCGGCCAAATGCTGGTGGCAACTCCACAAACGGAGACTCCAAAGCATACTCATCTCATAGCCAAGCTTGCTTCCGGGCGTGAGCTGCGGTTCGTCGATCCACGGCGCTTTGGCCGTCTTGAAGTCCGCCAGACAGGTTTCACCGGCCCCGGCGCTGAGCCGCTGAGCATCAGCGCAGAAGAATTCGCACGACTTTTCCATGCCAGCAAAGCGCCTGTAAAAGCTGCGCTGCTCAATCAAAAGCTGCTGCATGGTGTGGGGAACATCTATGCCGATGAAGCTTTGTTCCGCGCTCATGTCCGTCCGCGCCGCCGGGCCAATACGCTTACGAAATCCGAGCTGCGCAAGCTGCACGCAGCTCTGCAAAAAGTTTTGCGCCTTGCCATTGCCGCCGGAGGGTCATCGATTTCAGATTACGTTGACGCCGACGGCGAAGCCGGTTACTTCCAAATCCAGCACCGCGCCTATGGCCGCGAAGGCAAGCCATGCCTGACCTGCAAGACTCCGATTAAGAAGATCGTGGTCGGCGGCAGGGGAACGCATTATTGTCCGAAGTGCCAGAAGTAA